One genomic segment of Misgurnus anguillicaudatus chromosome 23, ASM2758022v2, whole genome shotgun sequence includes these proteins:
- the pth2rb gene encoding parathyroid hormone 2 receptor, giving the protein MWIIALWMFEVLLGTSVVAQHLDPEVGLTAREQVILLYDIKLQCLQNISEHNPTDEVCSPGWDGLVCWPQGSPGKVTKVPCPSYIYDFNHKGFAYRKCDFNGSWLSVENRTWVNYSDCLHFLTPGIGKGKRDFFERLHIMYTVGYGVSFSSLLVAIFIIGYFRRLHCTRNYIHMHLFVSFMLRAVSIFIKDRVVYANGVLQEYDTMLMDNISTISISPLDKSQYVGCKITVLFFIYFLATNYYWILVEGLYLHSLIFMAFFSDSKYLWGFTLIGWGVPALFVSTWAVVRATLADVRCWELSAGNIKWIYQVPILTAIGLNFVLFVNIVRVLATKIRETNAGRYDTRKQCRKLAKSTLVLVLVFGVHYIVFVGMPHTFTGLGWELRMYCELFFNSFQGFFVSIIYCYCNGEVQTEIRKTWLRWTLAFDWKCPVVLANYRYGSVLNSSANSVQSQLTSVTRSSALHTSRVYRCGGQPNVTSFIHTHSHIHTTLPGYVFSNSDIECLPPSIPEESEEDAKQIDCITLKENYIGVRQEALSICFEESGQSSYDVTLGEASGDADDIKRGNDVTHTENGISSDDRRSLSFRYDCLDQDGNEVR; this is encoded by the exons ATGTGGATTATTGCACTGTGGATGTTTGAAGTTTTGCTTGGTACCTCAGTTGTAGCGCAG CATTTAGACCCTGAGGTTGGCTTAACAGCTCGGGAACAAGTTATCCTGTTGTATGATATTAAACTCCAGTGCCTTCAGAACATCTCCGAACACAACCCTACGG ATGAAGTATGTTCTCCTGGATGGGATGGATTGGTTTGCTGGCCCCAGGGATCCCCGGGAAAAGTCACCAAAGTCCCATGCCCCAGCTATATCTATGACTTCAACCACAAAG GGTTTGCGTACCGTAAGTGTGACTTTAATGGATCATGGCTTTCGGTGGAGAACAGAACTTGGGTGAACTATTCAGACTGCCTACACTTTCTGACTCCTGGGATTGGAAAAGGCAAA AGAGACTTCTTTGAACGCCTTCACATCATGTATACGGTGGGCTACGGCGTGTCCTTCAGCTCTCTGCTAGTTGCCATTTTCATCATTGGATACTTTCG GCGTCTTCATTGCACTAGAAACTACATCCACATGCATCTATTTGTGTCGTTCATGCTCCGCGCGGTCAGCATCTTCATAAAAGACCGTGTGGTATACGCCAACGGTGTGCTGCAGGAGTATGACACTATGCTGATGGACAACATCAGCACCATCTCCATCTCTCCCCTCGACAAGAGTCAGTAT GTTGGCTGTAAGATTACCGTCTTGTTCTTTATCTACTTCCTTGCCACAAACTACTACTGGATCTTAGTGGAGGGGTTGTATCTCCACAGCCTCATTTTTATGGCCTTTTTTTCCGACTCCAAATATTTGTGGGGATTCACCCTCATAGGTTGGG GTGTTCCAGCACTCTTCGTATCCACCTGGGCTGTCGTCAGGGCAACGCTCGCAGACGTGAG GTGCTGGGAGCTGAGTGCTGGAAATATTAAATGGATATACCAAGTTCCCATCTTGACAGCGATTGGG CTGAATTTTGTTCTGTTTGTGAATATCGTACGAGTTCTGGCAACCAAGATCAGAGAAACAAACGCAGGCCGCTATGACACACGCAAACAGTGCAG AAAGCTGGCAAAGTCCACTCTGGTCCTGGTTCTGGTGTTCGGAGTACATTACATTGTGTTTGTGGGAATGCCGCACACGTTCACCGGTCTGGGTTGGGAGCTCCGAATGTACTGTGAACTCTTCTTTAATTCGTTCCAG GGATTTTTCGTGTCCATTATCTACTGCTACTGCAACGGAGAG GTTCAGACTGAAATTCGTAAGACGTGGCTCCGTTGGACGCTTGCCTTTGACTGGAAGTGTCCCGTGGTTCTAGCCAATTATCGCTACGGGTCGGTTCTGAACAGCAGCGCCAACAGCGTCCAGTCCCAGCTGACCTCTGTGACCCGCAGTTCTGCCCTCCACACCAGCAGGGTGTACCGATGCGGAGGTCAGCCCAACGTCACCTCtttcatacacacacattcgcACATACACACCACCCTGCCTGGTTACGTCTTCAGCAACTCGGATATCGAGTGCCTTCCGCCTTCGATTCCCGAAGAGAGCGAGGAAGACGCCAAACAGATCGATTGCATCACCCTCAAAGAAAATTACATCGGCGTACGACAGGAAGCCCTCAGTATATGTTTCGAGGAGAGCGGACAAAGTTCGTATGATGTCACGCTTGGGGAGGCCAGTGGGGATGCTGATGACATAAAGAGGGGCAATGATGTCACTCATACAGAGAACGGCATAAGCAGCGACGATAGGCGTTCTTTATCGTTTAGGTACGACTGTTTGGATCAGGACGGTAACGAAGTGCGCTAA